A genome region from Thermoanaerobacterium xylanolyticum LX-11 includes the following:
- the rpoD gene encoding RNA polymerase sigma factor RpoD has translation MNKEKVKNSIKELIDKGKKNGMLTYNEIMNSLEDIDMDADQIEKVYDTFEKLGIEIVGEEPQQDELIPEEDLDLDLTIPEGINIDDPVRMYLKEIGKIPLLSPDEEIELAKRIEKGDEEAKKRLTEANLRLVVSIAKRYVGRGMLFLDLIQEGNLGLLKAVEKFNYRKGFKFSTYATWWIRQAITRAIADQARTIRIPVHMVETINKLIRVSRQLLQELGRDPLPEEIAKEMDMSVDKVREIMKIAQEPVSLETPIGEEEDSHLGDFIPDEDAPAPAEAAAFTMLKEQLIDVLDTLTPREEKVLRLRFGLDDGRARTLEEVGKEFNVTRERIRQIEAKALRKLRHPSRSKKLKDFLD, from the coding sequence GTGAATAAAGAAAAAGTAAAAAATTCTATAAAAGAGCTTATTGATAAAGGCAAAAAGAATGGCATGCTGACGTATAATGAAATAATGAATTCTCTTGAAGATATTGATATGGATGCAGATCAGATAGAAAAAGTATATGATACATTCGAAAAGTTGGGTATAGAAATCGTGGGAGAAGAACCACAACAAGATGAATTAATTCCAGAGGAAGATCTGGATTTGGATCTTACTATTCCTGAAGGAATAAATATTGATGATCCAGTAAGGATGTACTTAAAGGAAATAGGAAAGATACCTCTTTTATCTCCTGATGAAGAGATAGAGTTGGCAAAGAGGATAGAAAAAGGCGATGAGGAAGCTAAAAAAAGGCTTACGGAAGCGAATTTGAGGCTTGTTGTAAGCATTGCTAAACGATACGTAGGCAGAGGTATGTTATTTCTCGATTTGATCCAAGAAGGAAATTTAGGTCTACTAAAAGCTGTAGAAAAGTTTAACTACAGAAAGGGATTTAAGTTTAGCACATACGCTACGTGGTGGATAAGACAGGCAATCACGAGGGCTATAGCTGATCAAGCCAGGACGATACGCATTCCTGTCCATATGGTAGAGACTATTAATAAGCTTATAAGGGTTTCAAGGCAACTTTTGCAGGAATTGGGACGTGATCCTCTACCAGAGGAGATCGCTAAAGAGATGGATATGTCAGTTGACAAGGTCAGAGAGATAATGAAGATTGCTCAGGAACCAGTATCGTTAGAGACTCCTATAGGCGAAGAAGAAGACAGCCATCTTGGCGATTTTATACCAGACGAAGATGCTCCAGCCCCTGCTGAAGCGGCAGCATTTACAATGCTTAAAGAGCAGCTTATAGACGTATTGGATACTTTGACGCCGAGGGAAGAAAAGGTATTGAGGCTAAGATTTGGATTGGATGACGGAAGAGCAAGGACATTGGAAGAAGTGGGCAAAGAATTCAATGTCACAAGAGAGAGAATAAGACAGATAGAGGCAAAGGCATTGAGGAAATTAAGACATCCAAGCCGCAGCAAGAAATTAAAAGATTTTTTGGATTAA
- the mnmA gene encoding tRNA 2-thiouridine(34) synthase MnmA, whose amino-acid sequence MAYENQNVKVVVGMSGGVDSSVSALLLKEQGYDVIGIFMKNWDEEDDSGYCTAAEDYEDVVRVCDKIGIPYYSINFTKEYWDRVFQYFLNEYKSGRTPNPDVMCNKEIKFKAFLEFSMKIGADYIATGHYARIEHIDGHYKMLKGVDKNKDQTYFLCELGQKQLSKTMFPIGHLDKSEVREIARKAGLKTADKKDSTGICFIGERKFKEFLNQFLPAKPGEIRDLSGRVLGRHDGLMFYTLGQRRGIGIGGVGTGEPWFVVDKDVENNILYVAQGDKNPALYSYGLFTKNVNWIDGDMNFDELRCKAKFRYRQPDQDVMVFKKDNGYLVVFDKPQRAVTPGQFVVFYDGEYCLGGGVIETIYKDEKALI is encoded by the coding sequence ATGGCTTATGAGAATCAAAATGTAAAAGTTGTAGTTGGAATGTCTGGAGGAGTAGATTCCTCTGTGTCTGCACTGCTTCTTAAAGAACAAGGATACGATGTGATAGGCATATTTATGAAAAATTGGGATGAAGAAGATGATTCTGGGTACTGTACTGCAGCAGAGGATTACGAGGATGTTGTGAGAGTTTGCGATAAAATAGGCATTCCTTACTATTCGATAAACTTTACAAAAGAATATTGGGACAGAGTTTTTCAGTATTTCTTGAATGAATACAAAAGCGGTAGAACACCCAATCCAGACGTAATGTGCAACAAAGAGATAAAGTTTAAGGCTTTTTTGGAGTTTTCGATGAAAATTGGAGCAGATTATATTGCAACAGGCCACTATGCAAGGATAGAGCATATAGATGGGCACTACAAGATGCTAAAAGGTGTAGACAAAAACAAAGATCAGACGTATTTTTTATGTGAGCTTGGGCAGAAGCAGTTGTCAAAGACGATGTTTCCAATAGGACACCTTGATAAATCGGAAGTGCGGGAGATAGCACGAAAGGCAGGTCTGAAGACGGCTGATAAAAAAGACAGCACAGGTATTTGCTTTATCGGAGAGAGAAAGTTTAAAGAATTTTTAAATCAATTTCTGCCTGCGAAGCCGGGAGAAATAAGGGATCTGTCGGGGCGCGTATTGGGACGTCATGATGGGCTTATGTTTTACACATTAGGACAGAGAAGGGGCATCGGCATAGGTGGTGTAGGTACAGGAGAGCCTTGGTTTGTAGTTGACAAAGATGTTGAAAACAATATACTTTATGTTGCACAAGGTGATAAAAATCCTGCATTGTATTCATACGGCTTGTTTACGAAGAATGTAAATTGGATAGACGGTGACATGAACTTCGATGAACTTAGGTGCAAAGCAAAATTCAGGTATAGACAGCCTGACCAAGACGTAATGGTTTTTAAGAAAGACAATGGTTATTTAGTTGTGTTTGATAAGCCTCAAAGAGCTGTTACTCCGGGACAATTTGTCGTCTTTTACGATGGTGAATACTGCCTTGGAGGTGGCGTGATAGAGACCATATATAAAGATGAAAAAGCCTTGATATAA
- a CDS encoding ComEC/Rec2 family competence protein, whose product MFKKIAIFVLIFALLFSLVGCSDTTNFNQKQGEIQNSTVQSTNGLLKVYFIDVGQGDSIFIKTPDNKAMLIDAGVPEMGKKVVDYIKSLGVTKIDILVGTHPHEDHIGGMDRVIESFEIGRFYMPKVTTNTKTFEYVLNAAKNKGLKIDVAKAGVTLDLGPSVSAEIIAPNSSKYADLNEYSAVIKLTYKNTSFLFTGDAGAESEREMIEKGYDLKSDVLKVGHHGSSTSTTASFLDDVSPKYAVISCGKGNDYGHPHSSTLKKLKARNIPVYRTDECGTIIAVSDGQSISFNVKPGDYTPGQKN is encoded by the coding sequence ATGTTTAAAAAAATAGCAATTTTCGTTTTGATATTTGCTTTGCTTTTTTCTTTGGTTGGATGTTCTGATACCACAAATTTCAATCAGAAACAAGGCGAAATTCAGAATTCTACAGTACAATCTACAAATGGCTTACTTAAAGTGTATTTTATCGATGTAGGACAGGGCGATAGCATTTTTATTAAGACACCTGACAATAAGGCGATGCTAATCGATGCTGGTGTACCAGAAATGGGGAAAAAGGTCGTCGACTACATAAAAAGTTTAGGTGTAACAAAAATCGATATATTAGTTGGAACACACCCACACGAAGATCACATTGGTGGAATGGATAGAGTAATAGAAAGCTTTGAAATAGGAAGATTTTACATGCCAAAGGTGACTACAAATACAAAGACATTTGAATATGTATTAAATGCTGCAAAAAATAAGGGATTGAAGATAGATGTGGCAAAAGCAGGAGTGACTTTGGACCTTGGTCCTTCTGTTAGTGCTGAAATTATAGCGCCAAATAGCTCTAAATACGCCGATCTTAACGAATACAGTGCAGTGATAAAACTTACTTATAAAAACACATCGTTTTTGTTTACTGGCGATGCTGGTGCTGAATCGGAGAGGGAAATGATTGAAAAGGGGTATGATTTGAAGTCGGATGTACTTAAAGTTGGTCATCATGGAAGCTCAACATCAACTACTGCGAGCTTTTTAGATGATGTCAGTCCTAAATATGCTGTAATCTCCTGTGGAAAAGGCAATGACTACGGACATCCCCACAGTTCTACATTGAAAAAACTTAAAGCCAGAAACATACCGGTCTATAGGACAGACGAATGTGGGACAATAATTGCTGTAAGCGATGGGCAAAGTATTTCGTTTAATGTGAAACCAGGCGATTACACACCGGGACAAAAAAACTAA
- a CDS encoding tRNA (adenine(22)-N(1))-methyltransferase, protein MKLSQRLNSIVKMIKLHSKVADIGTDHGYIPVYLYLNGISDYIIASDVKSTSLNKAIDVIKKYNLSENIIVRLGDGLSILMPNEVDTVVIAGMGGILTSDILEKGKSIASTVERFILQPMTASDHLRRYIYENGYLIVDEDLVFEKGKFFEIIAVEHGKGRIHDEIFYEIGEKLFQKSHPLLKDYISYKIGKLKKIFDEVSKSNESDLLKEDILNKIKKYEVLLYESEMPDNSRND, encoded by the coding sequence ATGAAGCTGTCACAGAGATTAAATTCTATCGTCAAAATGATAAAACTTCATTCTAAAGTTGCTGATATAGGTACAGATCATGGATATATACCAGTCTACCTTTATTTAAATGGCATTTCAGACTACATAATTGCATCAGATGTAAAATCTACTTCTCTCAATAAAGCAATTGATGTTATTAAAAAGTACAATCTGTCAGAAAATATAATTGTACGGCTTGGCGATGGATTAAGCATTTTAATGCCAAATGAAGTTGATACGGTTGTAATAGCCGGTATGGGTGGCATTTTGACTTCAGATATTTTAGAAAAAGGCAAAAGTATTGCTTCAACTGTAGAGAGATTTATCTTGCAGCCTATGACGGCATCTGACCATCTTCGCAGGTATATTTATGAGAATGGGTATTTGATTGTTGATGAAGATTTAGTCTTTGAAAAAGGGAAGTTCTTTGAGATAATTGCTGTAGAACATGGCAAGGGGAGAATCCACGACGAAATTTTTTATGAAATCGGTGAAAAACTCTTTCAAAAAAGTCACCCATTGCTTAAAGATTATATATCATATAAGATAGGAAAGCTAAAAAAGATTTTTGATGAAGTCTCGAAAAGCAATGAAAGTGATTTACTGAAAGAGGATATTTTAAATAAAATAAAAAAATATGAGGTGTTATTGTATGAGTCTGAAATGCCAGACAATAGCAGGAATGATTGA
- a CDS encoding deoxyguanosinetriphosphate triphosphohydrolase, with translation MKIREISEDMEYKILSPYAAHSRESKGRTRDEEKCDIRTDYQRDRDRIIHCKAFRRLSHKTQVFISPEGDHYRTRLTHTLEVAQISKTIARALRLNEDLTEAIALGHDLGHTPFGHSGEDVLNRLLKDGFRHSVQSLRVVDVIENNGLGLNLTWEVRDGILNHSTSGNPGTLEGKIVQLADKIAYVNHDIDDAIRGKVLTNDDIPKDLRRILGDTHSKRINTMVKDIIENSMGKDSISMSREIYDATYSLRDFLFKKVYIGSKAKSEEAKAKKVVEQLFYYFCENVDDMPEEFIELTHEYGKERAVADYIAGMTDKYAITKYKEIFLPSPWEDKNF, from the coding sequence ATGAAAATAAGGGAAATATCCGAGGATATGGAGTATAAGATACTATCACCGTACGCAGCACACAGCAGAGAATCAAAAGGGAGAACAAGAGACGAGGAAAAGTGCGATATTCGCACAGATTACCAAAGGGATAGAGACAGAATCATACATTGTAAGGCTTTTAGGAGATTGAGTCATAAGACGCAGGTTTTTATATCTCCTGAAGGTGACCACTACAGGACGAGACTTACGCATACTTTGGAAGTTGCACAAATATCAAAAACTATCGCAAGGGCATTGCGGCTTAACGAAGATTTAACCGAAGCCATAGCATTAGGTCATGATTTAGGGCATACCCCTTTTGGCCATTCTGGTGAGGATGTTCTAAATAGGCTTTTAAAAGATGGCTTTAGGCATAGTGTCCAAAGCTTAAGAGTGGTGGATGTGATAGAAAATAATGGTTTAGGGCTTAATCTGACATGGGAAGTGCGAGATGGCATCTTAAATCATTCCACATCCGGAAATCCTGGAACATTGGAAGGTAAAATCGTTCAATTAGCAGACAAGATTGCCTATGTGAATCACGATATTGATGATGCAATTCGAGGCAAAGTATTGACAAATGATGATATACCAAAAGATTTAAGGCGTATATTAGGAGATACTCACAGCAAGAGGATAAACACAATGGTTAAGGACATAATTGAAAACAGCATGGGAAAAGATAGTATCTCCATGAGCCGTGAGATTTATGATGCTACTTACAGCCTTAGAGATTTTTTGTTTAAAAAGGTTTATATAGGTTCGAAGGCAAAAAGCGAAGAGGCAAAAGCGAAAAAAGTTGTTGAACAGCTTTTTTATTATTTTTGTGAAAATGTGGACGACATGCCAGAGGAATTTATCGAATTAACACATGAATATGGTAAAGAACGGGCAGTTGCTGACTATATAGCAGGAATGACTGATAAATACGCTATAACAAAGTATAAAGAGATTTTCTTACCATCACCGTGGGAAGATAAAAATTTCTAA
- the manA gene encoding mannose-6-phosphate isomerase, class I, with the protein MQPLKFKPIFMERIWGGDALKTKYGFNVPYGKKIGELWCISDNTTAVSEVDGGIYDGVKLSELANKHGDELYGEGKSYGRFPLLIKIIDANDKLSVQVHPDDDYAYHHENGDIGKTEMWYIIDAKPGAKLICGLKEGTTKEQFKSLLEKESLEECLNEIEVKPGDVVYIPSGMVHAIGEGILICEIQQNSDLTYRVYDYNRVDDNGNKRELHIDKALDVIDFNLKSDKIVPKYKKVDGGSIANVVQSKYFKTDVIYVESTVNIETNGIFNTLVMVEGEGKIIYEDGEADLKSGESLLIPASIGKYTITGNCKLIRSYV; encoded by the coding sequence ATGCAACCACTAAAGTTTAAACCCATATTTATGGAAAGGATATGGGGCGGAGATGCCTTGAAGACAAAGTACGGCTTTAATGTACCTTACGGCAAAAAGATAGGTGAGCTTTGGTGCATTTCTGACAATACAACTGCTGTAAGTGAAGTAGATGGCGGTATTTACGATGGAGTTAAATTAAGCGAACTTGCAAATAAGCATGGAGACGAGCTTTATGGAGAAGGCAAATCGTACGGTAGATTTCCATTGCTTATAAAGATAATAGATGCCAATGATAAATTGTCTGTTCAAGTGCATCCAGATGATGATTACGCTTATCATCATGAAAATGGCGATATAGGCAAAACAGAAATGTGGTATATAATCGATGCAAAGCCTGGTGCCAAACTTATCTGTGGTTTAAAAGAAGGCACGACGAAGGAACAATTTAAGTCATTGCTTGAAAAGGAAAGTCTTGAAGAATGTCTAAATGAGATAGAGGTAAAGCCAGGAGATGTAGTGTACATACCTTCAGGGATGGTACATGCCATCGGAGAAGGCATACTAATCTGCGAAATACAGCAGAATTCGGATTTAACTTACAGAGTCTATGATTACAATAGAGTAGATGACAATGGAAACAAAAGAGAGCTTCACATTGATAAAGCTTTAGACGTGATTGATTTTAATTTAAAAAGCGATAAAATAGTTCCTAAATATAAAAAGGTAGATGGGGGAAGCATTGCCAATGTCGTTCAGTCAAAATACTTTAAAACGGATGTAATCTATGTTGAGTCAACGGTCAATATAGAGACTAACGGCATTTTTAATACGTTGGTGATGGTAGAAGGCGAAGGAAAGATAATTTACGAAGATGGGGAAGCTGATTTGAAAAGCGGTGAATCGCTTTTGATACCTGCGTCAATTGGCAAATACACCATTACTGGCAATTGCAAACTTATAAGGTCTTACGTGTAG
- the deoD gene encoding purine-nucleoside phosphorylase has product MSIHIGAKDGEIASTVLLPGDPLRAKYIADNFLTDVICYNEVRGMYGFTGYYKGKRVSVQGTGMGIPSISIYVNELIQSYNVKNLIRIGTCGSMQEDINIRDVILAMASSTDSAINKIRFNGMDYAPTASFKLLKKAYDAALEKGINVKVGNILSSDTFYNDDKDSWKLWAKFGVLAVEMETAGLYTLAAKYGVDALTILTVSDSLVTGHATSAEERQKTFNDMIEIALNIAE; this is encoded by the coding sequence TTGAGTATTCACATAGGTGCAAAAGATGGAGAAATTGCAAGTACAGTATTATTGCCTGGAGATCCACTGAGGGCTAAGTACATTGCAGACAATTTTTTAACTGATGTAATTTGTTACAATGAAGTTCGCGGAATGTACGGATTTACTGGTTATTATAAAGGTAAAAGAGTATCTGTTCAGGGAACAGGTATGGGTATACCATCTATATCCATATATGTAAACGAGCTTATCCAAAGCTACAACGTAAAAAATCTCATAAGGATAGGCACATGCGGATCAATGCAAGAAGATATAAACATAAGGGATGTAATATTAGCAATGGCGTCATCGACAGATTCCGCCATAAATAAGATCAGGTTTAATGGCATGGACTATGCTCCTACAGCCAGTTTCAAGCTCCTGAAAAAAGCTTATGATGCGGCTTTGGAGAAAGGTATCAACGTAAAAGTAGGCAATATACTTTCATCAGATACATTTTACAACGATGATAAAGATAGCTGGAAATTATGGGCTAAGTTTGGCGTTTTAGCAGTTGAGATGGAAACAGCAGGTCTTTACACTTTAGCTGCTAAGTATGGAGTAGATGCTCTTACCATATTGACAGTAAGCGATAGTTTAGTTACAGGTCATGCTACATCCGCAGAAGAAAGGCAGAAGACATTTAACGATATGATAGAAATTGCTCTAAATATCGCTGAATAA
- a CDS encoding DUF3006 domain-containing protein → MNEMCIIDRFEGDYAVIEFGRITFNFPRTLLPKDLKEGDVIKFDVRIDSEETLKRNQKIKRLADELFRE, encoded by the coding sequence ATGAATGAAATGTGCATAATAGACAGATTCGAAGGTGATTACGCTGTAATTGAGTTTGGGCGTATTACATTTAATTTTCCTCGTACTCTTTTACCAAAAGATTTAAAAGAAGGCGATGTAATAAAGTTTGATGTACGAATTGACAGTGAAGAAACGCTTAAGCGAAACCAGAAAATAAAAAGGCTGGCAGATGAACTTTTTAGAGAGTAG
- a CDS encoding Nif3-like dinuclear metal center hexameric protein, whose amino-acid sequence MSLKCQTIAGMIDKLAPHKCAEEWDNVGLLVGNPRKDVSSVMVALDATREVVLEAISKKVDMIVTHHPIIFKPFKNLRTDNPLGEVLTMLIREDIPVYSAHTNFDAAKGGMNDILCNILGIYDEEILQVTYKEGYKKIVVYVPIGYEEIVKTAMCNAGAGYIGNYSDCTFQTMGIGSFKPLEGTNPFIGEIGKVENTQEVRIETIAPDKLVNRVISAMLKVHPYEEVAYDIYPVETLYDEYGIGRVGLIKDTTLGNLANDVKAKLGLKNIRVVGDLNKTVKKVAVCGGSGGSFVSISAFKGADVLITGDVGYHDAVDARHIGLAIIDAGHFGTEKISVNFIAEYIRDEAQKMDVDLNVITSEAQADPFMFM is encoded by the coding sequence ATGAGTCTGAAATGCCAGACAATAGCAGGAATGATTGACAAACTTGCACCACACAAATGTGCTGAAGAATGGGACAATGTTGGGCTTCTTGTGGGGAATCCCAGAAAAGATGTGTCGTCTGTCATGGTGGCTTTGGATGCCACAAGAGAAGTTGTATTAGAAGCCATATCAAAGAAAGTCGACATGATTGTAACGCATCACCCTATAATATTTAAACCATTTAAGAATTTACGTACTGATAATCCGTTAGGCGAAGTTTTGACGATGCTTATAAGAGAAGACATACCTGTGTATTCAGCGCATACCAACTTTGATGCTGCAAAGGGCGGAATGAACGATATTCTCTGCAACATACTGGGAATATACGACGAGGAGATTTTGCAAGTTACGTATAAAGAAGGCTATAAGAAAATTGTAGTATATGTTCCGATTGGATATGAGGAGATAGTAAAGACAGCTATGTGCAATGCAGGTGCAGGCTACATAGGAAATTACAGCGATTGTACTTTTCAAACGATGGGCATAGGAAGTTTTAAACCGTTAGAGGGAACGAATCCTTTTATAGGTGAGATAGGAAAAGTGGAAAATACTCAGGAGGTTAGAATAGAGACTATAGCACCAGATAAATTGGTAAATAGGGTTATAAGTGCTATGTTAAAAGTTCATCCATATGAAGAGGTAGCTTATGACATATACCCTGTTGAGACATTGTATGATGAATATGGAATCGGGAGAGTAGGCTTAATAAAAGACACTACATTAGGCAACCTCGCAAATGATGTAAAAGCAAAACTTGGCTTAAAAAACATACGTGTCGTAGGCGATTTAAACAAGACAGTTAAAAAAGTGGCTGTATGCGGTGGCAGTGGTGGTAGCTTTGTATCAATTTCAGCTTTTAAAGGTGCCGATGTTTTGATAACAGGTGATGTTGGCTACCATGATGCAGTAGATGCAAGGCATATTGGACTGGCTATAATAGATGCGGGTCATTTTGGCACAGAGAAGATTTCTGTAAATTTCATCGCTGAATACATAAGGGATGAAGCGCAAAAAATGGATGTAGACTTAAATGTCATTACCAGCGAAGCACAAGCTGATCCGTTTATGTTTATGTAA
- the dnaG gene encoding DNA primase, whose product MSYSKDVIDRVIEENDIVDVVSSYVSLKKSGKDFKGLCPFHHEKTPSFNVSQEKQLYHCFGCQASGNVITFVMNIENVGFKEAVEFLADRAGIEIEEENLSGLEYQKKKLKDEIYEVNRLAALFYHRYLYSKFGQAALKYLYDRGIDDITIKRFGLGFSPPSGLELLKYLKRRNYNTDVLVSAGLVSKSSTGSYYDRFKNRVMFPIIDEKNNVIGFGGRVMDDAKPKYLNTPETVVFKKGKTLYGINYAKKSKEDMFIIVEGYMDAIALYQSGLDNVVASLGTALTLEQGRLIKKYKNTVVISYDADEAGIEATMRGLNLLDELDLNVNILTVPNGKDPDEYVRKEGFDAFKKLLEKTDTLIEYKIKKYKQDLDLEKPSDRIKYIKKVCKDLATVKDEVKRDVYISIVSEDAEIPENTIRAEIDQFVKGFLQNNKKIRYTVGNNRHNIKYSGAKKIPSLKYLIALLLIDNKLYSRVKGKLSVDDIEDEHLKAVMSYIFERLEDGGHVDVKDLSFMLDNADLKDEFNDIFNVLYSEKVASEKIVDDCVREIIKDDIRRKIASIKREIDDSYNAGDIEKERELLIQLQKYEKEMLNLKNG is encoded by the coding sequence ATGTCTTATTCAAAAGACGTAATTGATAGGGTAATAGAAGAAAATGATATAGTTGATGTTGTCTCAAGTTATGTTTCGCTTAAAAAATCTGGCAAAGACTTTAAGGGATTGTGCCCATTTCATCATGAGAAAACACCATCTTTCAATGTAAGCCAAGAGAAGCAGCTTTATCATTGTTTTGGTTGCCAAGCCAGCGGAAATGTCATTACCTTTGTAATGAATATTGAAAATGTAGGTTTTAAGGAGGCCGTTGAGTTCTTGGCAGATAGAGCTGGTATAGAGATTGAAGAAGAAAATTTGTCAGGTTTAGAGTATCAGAAAAAAAAGCTGAAAGATGAAATATATGAAGTAAATAGGTTAGCTGCTTTGTTTTACCACAGGTATCTTTATTCAAAATTTGGACAGGCTGCATTAAAATACCTCTATGATAGGGGCATAGACGACATTACGATAAAGAGATTTGGATTGGGGTTTTCTCCGCCAAGTGGACTTGAATTGCTTAAGTATTTAAAGCGCCGCAATTACAATACTGACGTACTTGTAAGCGCTGGTCTTGTTTCAAAAAGCAGCACTGGATCATATTACGATAGATTTAAAAATCGGGTAATGTTTCCTATAATAGACGAGAAAAACAATGTGATAGGTTTTGGCGGCAGAGTCATGGATGATGCAAAGCCAAAGTATTTAAATACTCCTGAGACGGTTGTTTTTAAAAAAGGAAAGACCTTATATGGAATTAATTACGCCAAAAAATCTAAAGAAGATATGTTTATTATCGTTGAAGGATATATGGATGCTATAGCATTGTACCAAAGCGGACTAGACAATGTTGTCGCATCGTTGGGCACTGCGCTGACTTTAGAGCAAGGTAGACTTATAAAAAAGTACAAAAACACTGTCGTAATTTCATATGACGCAGATGAAGCAGGCATTGAGGCCACAATGAGAGGTCTTAACCTTTTAGATGAACTGGACCTAAATGTAAATATATTGACAGTACCTAATGGCAAGGACCCTGATGAATATGTGAGAAAAGAGGGTTTTGATGCATTTAAAAAGCTTCTTGAAAAGACAGATACATTGATAGAATATAAGATAAAGAAGTACAAGCAAGATTTGGATTTAGAAAAACCATCAGACAGGATAAAGTATATCAAAAAGGTGTGCAAGGATCTTGCCACAGTTAAAGACGAAGTAAAGCGAGATGTGTATATTTCCATCGTATCAGAAGACGCTGAAATACCTGAAAACACTATTAGAGCAGAAATAGACCAATTTGTCAAGGGTTTTTTGCAAAATAATAAAAAAATTAGGTATACAGTTGGCAATAATAGGCATAATATTAAATACAGTGGAGCAAAAAAGATACCGTCTCTTAAGTACTTGATTGCACTGCTTTTAATTGACAACAAGCTTTATAGCAGGGTGAAAGGGAAGCTTTCTGTAGATGACATCGAAGACGAACATTTAAAGGCAGTGATGTCGTATATTTTTGAAAGGCTTGAAGATGGTGGCCATGTGGATGTAAAAGACCTAAGCTTTATGCTGGACAATGCTGATTTAAAAGACGAATTTAACGATATATTCAACGTGCTGTATAGCGAGAAAGTGGCAAGCGAAAAAATAGTGGATGACTGTGTAAGAGAGATAATCAAAGACGACATACGAAGAAAAATAGCGAGCATTAAACGCGAAATTGACGATTCATATAATGCTGGTGACATTGAGAAGGAAAGAGAACTTTTGATACAATTACAGAAATATGAAAAGGAGATGCTGAATTTAAAAAATGGCTGA